Proteins encoded within one genomic window of Jiangella mangrovi:
- a CDS encoding glycoside hydrolase family 43 protein produces MRIGLLAAVLALTACTAAEPDPVEPDPAEQETSTVGFTNPVVDRDFPDPAVIEADGGYYAYATNSRLGNVPVMTSPDLVTWEPAGDAMPVLAPWVTGGRTWAPEIAVHAPDRYVLYYTALGTASGRQCVGVAVASSPSGPFVDESAEPLICQADEGGSIDASPFTDADGARYLLWKNDGNAVGVDTWLYAQPLSPDGLSLVDSPVRLMKQDQPWEGNLVEAPFLWLRDGTYYLFYSANAYDTAAYAVGYAVCEGPLGPCSKPSEEPVLASTEDAAGPGHCVLVEKDGRTWMVHHAWPPESVGSALPGRTMWLTEVTWSDGVPVLDGPRASVDVVP; encoded by the coding sequence ATGAGGATCGGTCTCTTGGCGGCGGTGCTCGCGCTGACCGCGTGCACCGCCGCCGAGCCGGACCCCGTCGAACCCGATCCCGCTGAACAGGAGACCAGCACCGTGGGCTTCACGAACCCCGTCGTCGACCGCGACTTCCCCGACCCCGCCGTCATCGAGGCCGACGGCGGCTACTACGCGTACGCGACGAACTCGCGGCTCGGGAACGTGCCGGTCATGACGTCGCCGGACCTGGTGACGTGGGAGCCGGCCGGCGACGCGATGCCGGTGCTGGCGCCGTGGGTGACCGGCGGGCGGACCTGGGCGCCGGAGATCGCCGTCCACGCGCCGGACCGGTACGTGCTCTACTACACGGCGCTGGGGACGGCGTCGGGGCGGCAGTGCGTGGGCGTGGCGGTGGCGTCGTCGCCGTCGGGCCCGTTCGTCGACGAGTCCGCGGAGCCGCTGATCTGCCAGGCCGACGAGGGCGGCTCGATCGACGCGAGCCCGTTCACCGACGCCGACGGCGCTCGCTATCTGCTGTGGAAGAACGACGGCAACGCCGTCGGCGTCGACACCTGGCTGTATGCGCAGCCGCTGTCGCCCGACGGGTTGTCGCTCGTGGATTCGCCGGTCCGGTTGATGAAGCAGGACCAGCCGTGGGAGGGGAACCTGGTCGAGGCGCCGTTCCTGTGGCTGCGCGACGGCACGTACTACCTGTTCTACTCGGCCAACGCCTACGACACCGCCGCGTACGCCGTCGGCTACGCCGTCTGCGAGGGTCCGCTGGGGCCGTGCTCGAAGCCCTCGGAGGAGCCCGTGTTGGCGTCGACGGAGGACGCGGCCGGGCCGGGGCACTGCGTGCTGGTCGAGAAGGACGGCCGCACCTGGATGGTCCACCACGCCTGGCCGCCGGAGTCGGTCGGCTCGGCGCTCCCCGGCCGGACGATGTGGCTCACCGAGGTGACCTGGTCCGACGGCGTCCCGGTCCTGGACGGCCCGCGGGCCTCGGTGGACGTCGTGCCCTGA